The DNA region GTCTCGGTAGTGGACGTCCGGGTTCTCGATACCGTGAAGCATCATGTTCATGCTGCCGATGCGCAGCATGGTTGGGTCAAAGTCGAACCCATGGAACATGTTCTCGTGGAAGTGCTTCTTGAGCGACGAGTCCTTGAAGAGCGCGGGGTGCGTCTTCTTGAGGTACTCCGCCGCGCCCACGAGAAAGCCGCAGGTGCCGCACGCAGGGTCAACGATTATGTCCTTCGGCGTGGGAGCGACGAGGTCCACCATCAGCCGGATGATGTGCCTGGGCGTCCGGAACTGCCCGTTCTGCCCTGCCGCGGCGAGCTTCCCGAGCATGTACTCATAGAGGTCCCCCTTAGTGTCTTTGTCATCGAGCGGCAGCTCGCTGACCATGTCCACCACCTTGGCAAAGAGCGCGGGAGTGGGGAATTGAAACCGCGCGTCCTTCATGTACTCCGCGTACGTGGACGCCTCGCCCCCTAGCGTCTGGAGCCACGGGAACACCTGCGTAGAGACGAGCTTGAACATTGACGAGGGGTCGAGGTTCTTGAACTTCGACCAGCGGTACTGCTCGTACGGCGTGCCGCTCTTGTCTTTCCCCTTCGGGAAGATGCGACGCTCCATCTCCTTCTTGAGCGTCGCTGCCTTCGCCTCCTCGCGCGTGTGCTCGGTGTCGAGCCGCTTCATGAAGAAGAGGTAGGTGAGCTGCTCCACCACCGTCATCGGATTGGAGATGCCTCCCGCGTAGATGACGTCCCAGATGGCATTGATGCGGTTACGAAGTTCTCCGGTCAGCATGAGCTTGCGATTCCTGTAGAGGCACTGAGGCCCCTAAAAAGCCGGGCGTAGCATACGCGATGCGTTCCAGTGCGAAATGGCGGCCTTCGCCCGAGTCTCCGGGAGCCCGCATCCGTCCTCCCGCTCGATAGCAGCTCCCGTGCCGACCATGAACGGCCCCATGGCGCGCAGCGGAGCGTCGTAGCCCGCGCTCTAGCCCGAGAGTAATCGCTCTTACCAGAGCGTGACCCATGTTACGCTCCGGTGGAT from Myxococcus guangdongensis includes:
- a CDS encoding type I restriction-modification system subunit M, whose product is MLTGELRNRINAIWDVIYAGGISNPMTVVEQLTYLFFMKRLDTEHTREEAKAATLKKEMERRIFPKGKDKSGTPYEQYRWSKFKNLDPSSMFKLVSTQVFPWLQTLGGEASTYAEYMKDARFQFPTPALFAKVVDMVSELPLDDKDTKGDLYEYMLGKLAAAGQNGQFRTPRHIIRLMVDLVAPTPKDIIVDPACGTCGFLVGAAEYLKKTHPALFKDSSLKKHFHENMFHGFDFDPTMLRIGSMNMMLHGIENPDVHYRDSLSQDHADAVERYTLVLANPPFAGSLDAEGVAKDLQQVVKTRKTELLFLALVLKMLKSGGRAAVIVPEGVLFGSSKAHQQIRKMLVEEQKLDAVISLPSGVFKPYAGVSTAIIIFTKTNSGGTDHVWFYDLEADGWSLDDKRQPLLPDEKLGQKPKAKLSEEEHAKNNLPDVLQRWAQRTKAERKNPHSAQSFTVAMADIVAKDYALNLNAYRETVAQEKCLRPPREILKELVADEESIQNDLASLLTEVK